One genomic segment of Arachis duranensis cultivar V14167 chromosome 4, aradu.V14167.gnm2.J7QH, whole genome shotgun sequence includes these proteins:
- the LOC107485106 gene encoding uncharacterized protein LOC107485106: MDSSSGIESNGRVPLSGVVADCVKRWFRDTLKEAKAGDINMQVLVGQMYYSGYGVPRDDQKGKIWLTRASRVRSSVWKVGDKHPGYNASDSDSDELKEDS; encoded by the exons ATGGATAGTAGCAGTGGAATTGAGAGCAATGGGCGTGTGCCACTTTCAGGGGTTGTTGCAGATTGTGTGAAACGGTGGTTCAGAGACACTCTGAAAGAAGCTAAAGCTGGGGACATAAACATGCAGGTCTTGGTAGGTCAGATGTATTACAGTGGTTATGGTGTTCCCAGAGATGACCAGAAG GGTAAAATTTGGTTGACTAGAGCATCGAGGGTTAGATCTTCAGTTTGGAAAGTTGGTGATAAGCATCCAG GTTATAATGCAAgtgattctgattctgatgaATTGAAGGAAGATTCTTAA